The sequence CCGCCGACATGGCCTACCGATTCCGTCGTCAGAGTCCCATTTTCGCCTGGCTGGAGAGGTACACCAAGCTCCTTAGCCACTTCATACTTCACATCATCCGGCCGATTCGGATCAACGGCATATCCTTCGTTGTGCATTACATTAGCTTTGAAGGTCTGCATCTCTTGCTCCACCCCCGGCACCACATATTTCCTCTTTCTTCTGGCCATCCTGATCCACTCCCTTGATGTCTTTTCCCCTAACATGCCCCGAGGCATAAATCTTCATCCCTGTTCAGCCTCAATAACATGACGCTCTGCTTTTAGGACGGTTGATACACCCTTCACCATAGAGCCTACAATATACATTATCAATAGGGAATGCTAAAATGGTCACTAACAAACATCTGTTCTACAAATTTAGGAAGGTGCCGGCCGATGAGCGTACAGTTAACCAAACAATCGATCAAGCAATGGTGCGGGCCCTATGCATATCAGAAAGGCGACCGATTATGCCGCACGAATAAAATCCATTTTATACGATTCGACACCGAAGCGAATGAATATACAGCCGAAGTAAATGGCCCAAGCCGCCATGAGGTTCAACTTACGTTTGACTGGAACGGTAAGCCGAATGCGGTGTGTACCTGCCCCGCCCTTGGCTCATTTGACTCCTTTTGCCATCATATTGCCGCTGTTCTGATCCGTCTATATGACATACAACTAGCCGGCGATTCGACCGCTCCACTGATTCCTGCCGATGCTGTCCCCGGAATAACTCCCGGACGCGCTGAAGCTGTCCCCATCACCGAGCGCATTCTGAGACTGTTCGACGACAAGCCCATACGTCCCATTCACAACAAGACACTTACGGAAACGAGAACCCCTCTTAAAGTGGAGTTTATTCTCAAGCTTTTAGCCTTTGGCAACAATACCGTCCTGTTCGGCATAGAGCTTAAAGCAGGCCCCAAAGCCTTATACATCGTTCAAAATATCGCTTCCTTCCTGGATCAGCTTGGCCGGGGGGAAAGCTATTCTTTCTCGCCAAGATTCAGCTACAGTCCGGAGCTTCACACCTTTGGGAAAGAAGACGAGGCCCTCCTACGGGCCTTAATGGAAATGATTCGGGACCGCGCCTCCTACCGCGAAACAGACCGCCTGCACTCCGTCTATGCCTCGGGCAGAAACAGCGACCGCCTGCTGCTCATTCCGCCGCAGGCATGGGCCAGCCTGCTTCCTCTGCTGACGCAGGCGCCGAACGTCACTCTTATGGACGGAGACATCAAGTATGACGGCATCTGCCTGTCGGATGAGCCCCTGCTGCTCCGCTTCGAGTTGGATGAAGCAGGTTCAGGGGGCTGTTCGTTGCGTATTCATGGTCTTGAGGAAATAACCATTATGGAGCCATATGGAGCGGCCTTTCTTCAAGGGAAGCTGCTCCCGCTCCCGGCAAAACAAGGCAAGCGGCTTGCCGAACTAAAGGCAATTCTAGGCGATTCCGGTGCGGACGACATTGTCATTCCTGGCGGTCAAATGCAGGCTTTTATGGAAAAAGCCGTCCCCGGGTTCATGAAGCTGGGCAGCGTAAGCATCGCCCCGGCCATCGCCGAGCGTGTCACGCAATCCCCGCTTCGGGCCAAGCTGTACCTTGACCGGGTGAAGGATCGGCTTCTGGCTGCCGTTGAATTTCAATACGACGAGGTCGTTATTAATCCCTTGGAAGATCACCGCACGCA is a genomic window of Paenibacillus durus ATCC 35681 containing:
- a CDS encoding alpha/beta-type small acid-soluble spore protein, with the protein product MARRKRKYVVPGVEQEMQTFKANVMHNEGYAVDPNRPDDVKYEVAKELGVPLQPGENGTLTTESVGHVGGKIGGSMVREMIRLAQEQLATREQR